One Curtobacterium sp. BH-2-1-1 genomic region harbors:
- the nrdF gene encoding class 1b ribonucleoside-diphosphate reductase subunit beta, whose translation MVEKLKLIDRVQAINWNRIQDDKDVEVWNRLVNNFWLPEKVPLSNDVQSWNTLTPAEQKLTMRVFTGLTLLDTIQGTVGAVSLIPDAITPHEEAVYTNIAFMESVHAKSYSSIFSTLASTPEIDEAFRWSEENPNLQKKAQIVMDYYQGDQPLKRKVASTLLESFLFYSGFYLPMHWSSRAKLTNTADLIRLIIRDEAVHGYYIGYKYQKGLEQLTQPERDELKDYTFSLLFELYENEVQYTQDLYDEVGLTEDVKKFLHYNANKALMNLGYEPMFPKNITDVNPAILSALSPNADENHDFFSGSGSSYVIGKAVNTEDEDWDF comes from the coding sequence TTGGTCGAGAAGCTGAAGCTCATTGATCGGGTCCAGGCCATCAACTGGAACCGCATCCAGGACGACAAGGACGTCGAGGTCTGGAACCGCCTCGTCAACAACTTCTGGCTGCCCGAGAAGGTGCCGCTGTCGAACGACGTGCAGTCGTGGAACACGCTGACGCCGGCCGAGCAGAAGCTGACCATGCGCGTCTTCACGGGCCTGACGCTCCTGGACACCATCCAGGGCACCGTCGGCGCCGTGTCGCTCATCCCCGACGCGATCACCCCGCACGAAGAAGCCGTCTACACGAACATCGCGTTCATGGAGTCGGTGCACGCCAAGAGCTACTCGTCGATCTTCTCGACCCTCGCGTCGACGCCCGAGATCGACGAAGCCTTCCGCTGGTCCGAGGAGAACCCGAACCTGCAGAAGAAGGCCCAGATCGTCATGGACTACTACCAGGGCGACCAGCCGCTGAAGCGCAAGGTCGCTTCGACGCTGCTCGAGTCGTTCCTGTTCTACTCCGGGTTCTACCTGCCGATGCACTGGTCGTCGCGGGCGAAACTGACGAACACCGCCGACCTCATCCGCCTGATCATCCGTGACGAAGCCGTTCACGGGTACTACATCGGGTACAAGTACCAGAAGGGGCTCGAGCAGCTCACGCAGCCCGAGCGTGACGAGTTGAAGGACTACACGTTCTCGCTCCTGTTCGAGCTGTACGAGAACGAGGTGCAGTACACGCAGGACCTCTACGACGAGGTCGGGCTGACCGAGGACGTCAAGAAGTTCCTGCACTATAACGCCAACAAGGCGCTGATGAACCTGGGCTACGAGCCGATGTTCCCGAAGAACATCACGGACGTGAACCCGGCCATCCTGTCCGCCCTGTCGCCGAACGCTGACGAGAACCACGACTTCTTCTCGGGGTCGGGGTCGTCGTACGTGATCGGCAAGGCTGTGAACACTGAGGACGAGGACTGGGACTTCTGA